A window of the Gossypium hirsutum isolate 1008001.06 chromosome A05, Gossypium_hirsutum_v2.1, whole genome shotgun sequence genome harbors these coding sequences:
- the LOC107957166 gene encoding protein EARLY RESPONSIVE TO DEHYDRATION 15, with protein MEILSQRPSSFSTLNPNAPLFVPLAYRTVEDFSDEWWSLVQSSPCFRDYWLQERFHDPQNDDADLLFPDDLDAVFDDYDDFFVDPTREGKEEDTQKELLPVGAFKWRKGRVVSESPRFLEKAPKIVNVKVSPRNIHQPR; from the exons ATGGAGATTCTCTCTCAACGACCATCTTCTTTCTCAACTTTGAATCCCAACGCTCCATTGTTTGTTCCGTTAGCGTACCGGACGGTCGAGGATTTCTCTGATGAGTGGTGGTCTCTCGTCCAATCCTCCCCGTGTTTCCGCGACTACTGGCTTCAAGAACGTTTCCACGATCCCCAAAACGACGACGCCGATCTTCTTTTCCCCGACGATCTTGATGCCGTCTTTGACGATTACGACGACTTTTTCGTTGACCCTACCC GTGAAGGGAAGGAAGAAGATACTCAAAAGGAATTATTACCCGTTGGAGCATTCAAATGGCGGAAGGGGCGAGTTGTGAGTGAGTCACCTAGGTTTCTTGAGAAAGCGCCCAAGATCGTGAATGTGAAAGTGAGTCCGAGGAATATTCACCAACCAAGGTAG
- the LOC107957165 gene encoding acylamino-acid-releasing enzyme has protein sequence MKLRMKNVLPRIGSQAIFSISQPNILANKKRKFMLSTSISKESNNNVNFQWAPFPVEMTGVYITAPLPSGSKLLVIRNPENESPTQFEIWSSSPLEKEFRIPQSADGSVYADGWESLGTLMNLLLLMLLMSHLPASLRLIVRVTRCCKS, from the exons GAATAGGCTCCCAAGCAATATTTTCAATTAGCCAACCGAATATTTTGGCaaacaagaaaagaaagtttATGTTGTCAACTAGTATTTCGAAAGAAAGTAACAATAATGTAAACTTCCAATGGGCACCATTTCCTGTTGAGATGACAGGAGTGTATATAACTGCTCCTTTACCATCAGGTTCCAAGCTTCTTGTGATTAGAAATCCTGAAAATGAATCTCCCACACAATTTGAAATATGGAGTTCATCTCCGTTGGAGAAGGAGTTCCGGATTCCCCAATCCGCTGATGGCTCAGTGTATGCTGATGGCTG GGAATCTCTTGGAACTCTGATGAATCTCTTATTGCTTATGTTGCTGATGAGCCATCTCCCTGCAAGCCTTCGTTTGATTGTCAGGGTTACAAGGTGCTGCAAAAGTTAA